The following is a genomic window from Bordetella sp. H567.
CAATACCACCCACCTGACTAGCCTGTTCGACCGTGTCGTCATCGCCAGCGCCACGTCGAACCGGCAGACCCGCGCGCTGGCCTCCAGCGTCGCCGATCGGGGCCGCGCCCTGAAGCTGACGGTCACCGTCGAAGGCGAGGATACGGGCGAATGGGTCGTCGTCGACCTGGGCGATATCGTCGTCCATGTCATGCAGCCCGCGATACGCGAATACTACAACCTGGAAGAAATCTGGGGCGGCAAGCCGGTGCGGGTCAAGCTGCTGCCGCAATCCTCGCGCACCGTCCTCTCGGGCGCCACCTACGACGACGACGACGTCTGAACCGGCAAGGCGCGACACGATGACCATCATGCCAGGCGCCGGAGGCCCCACGCCGTGAAGCTGGTGGTCGTCGCGGTCGGCAACCGCATGCCGGGCTGGGTGCAAACCGCATGGGACGACTATGCCCGTCGGCTGCCGCCCGACTGTGCGCTCGAACTGCGCGAGATCAAGCCGGAACCGCGCACCAGCGGCAAGACGACGGCGCAGATGATGGCAGCGGAAGCCAAACGTATCGAAGCGGGCGTGCCCCCAGGGGCCTTGCGGATAGCGCTGGACGAGCGCGGCCGGGATTTGACCACGGTGGCGTTGGCAAAAACGCTGGAACAATGGCGCGCGCAAGGTCGCGATGTCGCGCTGCTGGTAGGGGGACCGGACGGCCTGGACGCCACACT
Proteins encoded in this region:
- the rlmH gene encoding 23S rRNA (pseudouridine(1915)-N(3))-methyltransferase RlmH, which produces MKLVVVAVGNRMPGWVQTAWDDYARRLPPDCALELREIKPEPRTSGKTTAQMMAAEAKRIEAGVPPGALRIALDERGRDLTTVALAKTLEQWRAQGRDVALLVGGPDGLDATLKSSCDGLIRLSSLTLPHPMVRVLLAEQLYRAWAILTNHPYHRA
- the rsfS gene encoding ribosome silencing factor gives rise to the protein MEIQKLQRAVIDALEDVKAQDIKVFNTTHLTSLFDRVVIASATSNRQTRALASSVADRGRALKLTVTVEGEDTGEWVVVDLGDIVVHVMQPAIREYYNLEEIWGGKPVRVKLLPQSSRTVLSGATYDDDDV